One genomic region from Ignavibacteriales bacterium encodes:
- a CDS encoding prolyl oligopeptidase family serine peptidase has product MKRIAILALLLLTALALHSQTKYKLPPKEVVDILDASPTPLVTVNPKGDALLLVEYEAHPPIALLARPFLRLAGVRLDPQLNSRQRLTQYTGISVKWFDGGKTVRVELPPSAKVGIPQWSNDGRKIAFTRDVGNGVELWTADAVTGKAAAIPGVRVNDVLGSPFDWAQDNSSLLVKLVPMGSRMAPEEPKVPLGPVVEESYGKVSRVPTYQDLLKDPQDERLFGFFAMSQLALVNTVTGELKPVGAPGIISSVSYSPDERFILVTQLKAPYSYRVPYNLFARKTEVWDPSGNLVATISDLGISDEVPPQGVPTGPRSVEWQALHSATLVWAEALDGGDPTKKVPFRDVLMRFESPFKGSPAEVLKVQHRYSGMEWTANRDKVIYSETDRDRRWRTSSLVDLSKPGDARKVLFDLSMNDAYNDPGRPVMESRADGQRVIAQDGDWIYLSGNGASAQGDRPFLDKYSLATGKKERLSWSDEKGLERFVAFVKASRLSVVTRYESKTEVPNYFIRDMKARSRKALTEFKDPAPQLTGMSKELVKYSRPDGVALSGTLYLPPGYKTGTKLPVLIWAYPLEYSDAGTAGQVRGSPNAFTFFRGPSPLFFVTQGYAVLMDATMPVIGDPETMNNTFVEQIVASAKAAIDKLDSLGVADRSRVLVSGHSYGAFMTANLLAHSDFFAAGIARSGAYNRTLTPFGFQSERRSFWEATDLYMKVSPFTYANKIKKPLLLIHGEADNNTGTFPIQSERMFQAIRGHGGTSRLVLLPFEAHGYSGRESVLHVLAEMFEWGDKYVKNKK; this is encoded by the coding sequence CTATTGCGCTCCTCGCTCGTCCTTTCCTCCGGTTGGCCGGCGTCCGGCTCGATCCGCAGCTGAATTCCAGGCAGCGTCTGACGCAGTATACCGGTATCTCCGTGAAGTGGTTTGACGGCGGAAAGACTGTCCGCGTCGAGCTTCCCCCGTCAGCGAAGGTCGGGATTCCGCAATGGTCGAACGACGGAAGAAAGATTGCCTTTACGCGGGATGTCGGAAATGGCGTCGAGCTATGGACCGCCGATGCAGTGACGGGGAAGGCTGCAGCAATTCCCGGCGTGCGTGTGAATGATGTGCTTGGCTCGCCATTCGACTGGGCACAAGACAATTCGAGCCTTCTCGTGAAACTCGTTCCGATGGGGTCGAGGATGGCTCCCGAAGAACCAAAAGTACCTCTTGGTCCGGTCGTCGAGGAATCATACGGCAAAGTATCAAGGGTGCCGACATATCAGGATCTCCTGAAGGATCCGCAGGACGAGAGGCTTTTCGGGTTCTTCGCGATGTCACAGCTCGCTCTTGTAAACACGGTGACGGGTGAATTGAAACCAGTCGGCGCGCCCGGTATTATTTCCTCGGTCTCCTATTCTCCTGATGAACGATTTATTCTAGTGACACAGCTGAAAGCCCCTTATTCATACCGCGTCCCGTATAACCTCTTTGCCCGAAAAACAGAGGTGTGGGATCCCAGCGGAAATCTCGTGGCAACGATTTCAGATCTCGGAATATCCGATGAAGTTCCCCCACAGGGAGTACCCACAGGCCCGCGCAGCGTCGAATGGCAGGCACTCCATAGTGCTACGCTCGTATGGGCTGAAGCTCTTGACGGCGGAGATCCAACGAAGAAGGTTCCGTTCAGGGATGTCCTCATGAGATTCGAATCACCCTTCAAGGGATCTCCTGCAGAAGTCTTGAAGGTCCAGCACCGATACTCCGGGATGGAATGGACAGCGAATCGAGACAAAGTAATATATTCTGAAACTGACCGCGACCGGCGATGGCGGACATCGTCCCTCGTGGATCTGAGCAAACCCGGCGACGCGCGCAAGGTGCTCTTCGATTTGAGCATGAACGATGCCTACAATGATCCCGGGCGGCCCGTCATGGAGTCGCGTGCTGACGGCCAGAGGGTGATCGCGCAGGACGGAGATTGGATCTATCTTTCCGGTAACGGCGCCTCCGCTCAAGGGGACAGACCATTCCTGGACAAATACAGCCTCGCGACCGGAAAGAAGGAGAGACTGTCCTGGTCGGATGAAAAAGGTCTCGAGCGGTTCGTCGCTTTCGTCAAGGCGTCCCGGTTGAGTGTCGTCACGCGATACGAATCCAAGACTGAAGTGCCAAACTATTTCATCCGGGACATGAAGGCCAGGAGCAGGAAAGCTCTGACGGAATTCAAAGATCCAGCGCCGCAGCTCACAGGCATGAGCAAGGAACTTGTCAAATACAGCCGGCCGGATGGTGTGGCTCTGTCCGGAACGCTGTACCTTCCGCCTGGATATAAAACAGGCACGAAGCTGCCCGTGCTCATCTGGGCCTATCCACTTGAGTACTCCGATGCCGGCACTGCAGGACAGGTGCGCGGGTCACCGAATGCGTTCACATTCTTCAGGGGGCCATCGCCTCTCTTCTTTGTGACGCAGGGATACGCGGTGTTGATGGACGCAACGATGCCGGTGATCGGCGATCCCGAAACGATGAACAATACGTTTGTTGAGCAGATTGTCGCTTCGGCGAAGGCGGCCATAGACAAGCTCGATTCCCTCGGTGTGGCTGACAGGAGTCGTGTGCTCGTCTCCGGTCACAGCTATGGAGCATTCATGACGGCAAACCTCCTTGCTCACTCCGATTTCTTCGCTGCTGGTATAGCGAGGAGCGGAGCCTACAACAGGACACTGACGCCGTTTGGTTTTCAGAGCGAGCGGCGGTCGTTCTGGGAGGCGACGGATCTCTACATGAAGGTCTCTCCATTCACGTACGCGAACAAGATCAAGAAACCCCTGCTCCTGATCCATGGCGAAGCGGACAATAACACCGGCACGTTCCCGATCCAGTCAGAGCGGATGTTCCAGGCGATCAGGGGACACGGCGGTACCTCCAGACTTGTGCTCTTGCCCTTCGAGGCTCACGGATATTCAGGCCGGGAATCGGTTTTGCACGTTCTGGCAGAGATGTTTGAATGGGGGGACAAATACGTGAAGAACAAGAAGTAG
- a CDS encoding thioredoxin family protein, with protein MKRFPALLFVLGLLLAPVLRAGEELKKITDFTLEDYNGVKHSLSEFKDSKAIVLMFIATQCPVSNAYNERMAALQKDYSAKGVKFVGINANKQEGVEEVKSHAKEHSFTFTILKDWNNVVADKLGASVTPEIYLLNPNLEILYHGRIDDSQRENKVVSKDLRAALDLVLGGKPIPVRETKAFGCSIKRVQ; from the coding sequence ATGAAAAGATTCCCGGCTTTATTATTCGTCCTTGGTTTGCTCCTCGCTCCGGTTCTTCGTGCTGGTGAAGAGCTCAAGAAGATCACTGATTTCACGCTCGAGGATTACAACGGTGTGAAACATTCGCTCTCGGAGTTCAAGGACTCAAAAGCGATCGTTCTCATGTTCATTGCCACTCAATGTCCGGTCTCGAATGCCTACAACGAACGAATGGCAGCGCTGCAGAAGGACTACTCCGCCAAAGGAGTGAAGTTCGTCGGCATCAACGCAAACAAACAAGAGGGAGTGGAAGAAGTCAAAAGCCACGCGAAAGAGCACAGCTTCACGTTCACAATCCTGAAGGATTGGAACAACGTGGTTGCCGATAAGCTTGGAGCGTCGGTAACTCCGGAAATATATCTCCTCAATCCAAATCTTGAAATCCTCTACCATGGAAGAATCGACGATTCACAGCGCGAGAACAAGGTGGTTTCGAAAGATCTCCGCGCGGCTCTCGACCTGGTTCTTGGCGGCAAGCCCATCCCGGTGCGCGAGACAAAAGCGTTTGGATGCTCGATTAAGCGGGTCCAATGA
- a CDS encoding TlpA disulfide reductase family protein — MKQKLLFTVCLILVVIVWMDCRPKDPGNKPSGAVPQKAAEEVGLVDPIDQAGLTKLIGQRNGKILFVNIWATWCAPCVEEFPDLVKLARACKDSGVEVVGISADYPDEVESKILPFLRKQNVPFRTYVAKFKRQEDFINSVDPKWSGALPATLIVDTTGKRRIFRVGAGSFEIFKSMIDSARMRPKGPS, encoded by the coding sequence ATGAAACAGAAGTTGCTGTTCACCGTTTGCCTGATTCTTGTGGTCATCGTGTGGATGGATTGCCGCCCGAAAGACCCGGGGAATAAGCCGTCGGGTGCTGTACCGCAGAAGGCGGCGGAGGAAGTCGGTCTGGTTGATCCCATTGACCAGGCAGGGCTGACGAAGCTCATCGGGCAGAGAAACGGCAAAATCCTCTTTGTGAACATCTGGGCAACCTGGTGCGCTCCCTGCGTGGAAGAGTTTCCTGATCTGGTGAAACTCGCTCGGGCCTGCAAGGATTCCGGCGTGGAAGTCGTAGGGATCAGTGCGGATTACCCTGATGAAGTGGAATCGAAGATCCTTCCATTCCTTCGTAAACAGAATGTTCCGTTCCGCACGTACGTTGCAAAGTTCAAGCGCCAGGAAGACTTCATCAATAGTGTAGATCCGAAGTGGAGCGGTGCGCTGCCCGCTACGCTCATCGTCGACACCACGGGCAAGCGGCGGATCTTTCGTGTCGGTGCCGGTTCATTCGAGATATTTAAGAGCATGATCGACTCGGCGAGGATGAGACCGAAGGGTCCCTCGTAG